The following proteins come from a genomic window of Bactrocera dorsalis isolate Fly_Bdor chromosome 6, ASM2337382v1, whole genome shotgun sequence:
- the LOC125779722 gene encoding uncharacterized protein LOC125779722 translates to MFSKRHMRRLIKNEESEFYGMAEDYSEEDAVNCSEFYGMAENNSEEDAMNCSFDNIDAEVEFIEKEESSQKTNCDKLIEKLKMWTARHKVTRSCFDDLLKILQSENISVPTSSKGVLRQATCRLRTVAPGNYLHIGLEKQLRSIAITLSDVDKFEIDVGIDGLPLYKSSNVSLWPILAKLHPKRNTKVMLIGVFEGKQKPADVNNYLHDFAYELKTLTQYGMEVNGRRIKVKVRCFICDAPARAFICQTVGHTSFQGCSKCTQVGKKINNTITYSTLTENLRTDDDFAARNSVGHHKKMEKSCLEEMGVGMVSAFPVEPMHLLDLGVVRKMLKCLINGPNVGYQLTKQQKNMLSKTLISYIPYIPSEFARKPRNLDEIARWKAIEFRQFVLYTGIVALKDIVSDGIYYHFSLLHCAYALLSSQKTYQNNLEEIKQMLNYFVHLFPTFYGEEKVSYNVHSVLHLVDSVQSCARTYKMSYHGLKSFSVKSVVENYENENSCSCKIANLEKKVDEMQQHIEKLTKQVDTTNELLRKLTTVQSTNNALINAMSCRRKSTNKFPLKTDEALKDLDTELEGNKEKYINMDADMPAAPTPTTRSAVNVPRQAAAAVAAPRKPHQRRLGVDQ, encoded by the exons atgttCTCGAAAAGACATATGAgaagattaattaaaaatgaagaaagtgAATTTTACGGAATGGCTGAAGATTATTCTGAAGAGGATGCGGTGAATTGTAGTGAATTTTACGGAATGGCTGAAAATAATTCTGAAGAGGATGCGATGAATTGTAGTTTTGACAATATTGATGCTGAagttgaatttattgaaaaagaagaaagttCACAAAAAACGAATTGTgacaaattaattgaaaaattgaaaatgtggaCTGCGCGTCATAAAGTCACAAGGAGCTGCTTCGatgatttgttaaaaatattgcagTCGGAGAATATTTCTGTACCAACATCTTCGAAAGGAGTTTTACGGCAAGCGACCTGCAGGTTGAGAACTGTTGCGCCAGGAAATTATTTGCACATAGGCCTAGAAAAGCAACTGAGGAGTATCGCGATAACGTTGAGCGACGTTGATAAATTTGAAATCGATGTCGGTATTGACGGCTTACCTTTGTACAAAAGCTCAAATGTAAGCTTGTGGCCTATATTGGCAAAATTGCATCCAAAAAGAAATACGAAGGTGATGTTAATTGGTGTTTTTGAAGGCAAACAGAAACCGGCAGACGTGAATAATTATTTACACGATTTTGCTTATGAGCTAAAAACGTTAACGCAATACGGAATGGAAGTCAATGGCAGAAGAATCAAAGTGAAAGTGCGATGCTTTATTTGCGATGCCCCAGCAAGAGCATTTATCTGTCAAACAGTGGGTCACACCTCTTTTCAAGGATGCAGCAAGTGCACACAAGtgggtaaaaaaataaataatacaataactTACAGCACATTGACGGAAAATCTTCGAACTGACGATGACTTTGCTGCAAGAAATAGCGTGGGCcatcataaaaaaatggaaaaatcgtGTCTCGAAGAAATGGGTGTGGGAATGGTCTCCGCTTTTCCTGTTGAACCAATGCACCTTTTAGATCTTGGAGTTGTTAGAAAAATGCTAAAATGTCTAATTAATGGTCCGAATGTAGGATATCAGTTGACAAAGCAACAGAAAAATATGCTGTCGAAAACTTTGATTTCGTACATACCTTACATACCCAGTGAATTTGCCCGAAAACCACGAAACTTAGATGAAATTGCAAGATGGAAAGCAATAGAGTTCCGACAGTTTGTACTTTACACGGGAATTGTTGCTTTGAAAGACATTGTATCTGACGGTATTTATTATCACTTTTCTTTGTTGCACTGTGCATACGCATTGCTTTCGTCACAAAAAACCTATCAAAACAATTTAGAAGAAATAAAGCAAATGCTTAATTACTTCGTGCACCTTTTCCCAACCTTTTATGGAGAAGAAAAAGTCAGTTACAATGTACATTCAGTGCTGCATTTGGTGGATTCCGTTCAATCGTGCG CAAGGACCTATAAGATGAGTTACCACGGGCTGAAGTCTTTTAGCGTGAAATCGGTTGTGGAAAATTACGAAAACGAAA ATTCTTGTTCATGCAAAATCGCCAATCTAGAAAAAAAAGTTGACGAAATGCAACAACATATAGAGAAATTGACGAAACAAGTTGACACCACAAATGAGCTATTGCGAAAATTAACCACCGTGCAGTCAACAAATAATGCTCTCATAAATGCAATGAGTTGCAGGCGCAAATCTACCaataaatttccattaaaaacGGATGAAGCATTAAAAGATCTTGACACAGAATTGGAAGGAAACAAGGAAAAATAT ATCAATATGGATGCAGACATGCCAGCAGCCCCGACACCAACCACTCGTTCGGCTGTCAATGTGCCACGCCAAGCGGCTGCCGCAGTTGCAGCGCCCCGAAAACCACACCAGCGGCGCCTCGGAGTGGACCAGTAG